A segment of the Panthera uncia isolate 11264 chromosome F1, Puncia_PCG_1.0, whole genome shotgun sequence genome:
TGTTCATTTCCTTCAGAGGACACACGGCAACCTGTAATTGtcttgtgtatttatttccatgttgTCTGTCTCTTTGCCCAAAATGTGAGCTGTGGAGAGGCCAGGGTCCTTTACCTAATACCAAGCACAGAGACTGGCGCTTGGCACAGAAAACACCCCATCTGTGCAGCAAGTGCacccatgcatgcatgcattcatgtGCCCTGTTTGCAGCGAATGCTCAGTGACCATCAGTTATCTTTCCCGAGAATAATTCTCCATCAGCTTGGGGGACAGAGATGGTGCTTGAACTCAAGCCCTCAGGAGATACGCATGGACAGTGAttggaaggggaaaggggaggtAAGCATGGAAGGGGAGATGGGGGCACCGGTAGGGAGGTAAGGGGCAGGGCCAACAGGAGGGAGGTGTGGAAGGCTTTTTTCGACAGTTGAGTCAGCTGGCCCAAGGGGAAGAGTGGTTCTTCAACCCTCTGGCTGTTTTTGGTCAGTGTAGACATGTGTGAGGAAGCACAGGAAAGTGCCACCACCTTCCATGTGGCCTTGGGTGGATCACGTGATTGcttggaacctcagtttcctcatctgtcagatgGGCACTCATTCGTCCGGTGCTTTCCTACCCCACGAGGGCTGTCGTGAAACAGTGACGAGAGGTGACCGACGGGGACGTGCCGAGCACACATGATTGATTTTTACtttggtgattttattaaaactctTCCGGGAGGTCCTTTGTTGTTTTCTGTCCtgatttttaatcttgatttttcGTTTGTTATGATTTTTATGCTAACCAGGCTTCCCACCCTCTGCAGGTGAGATGCACCAGTGCATTGTAAGCTCTGGCCCAAATCTTGGATCCTGGAGACTCGGACCTCTGGCCAAAGACCGGCACCTCCCCACTCACTGGGTCCTGGCTGGGGCGGGAGCCTCCTTTCGGGGCCCCGTAGGGGCTGATGgagcctggtgggggtggggggggactcacactctgccctccccttccccaggtaCAAGACGGTGGTGACTCCCCGGAGGGCGGCGGTGGCCATCGCCGGCTGCTGGATCCTCTCCTTCGTGGTGGGCCTGACACCCCTGTTCGGCTGGAACAAGCTGGGGGAGGTGGAGCGGGCCTGGGCGGCCAACGGCAGCGAGGGCGAGCCCGTGATTGAGTGCGAGTTTGAGAAGGTCATCAGCATGGAGTACATGGTCTACTTCAACTTCTTCGTCTGGGTGCTGCCCCCCCTGCTGCTCATGGTCCTTATCTACCTGGAGGTCTTCTACCTGATCCGCAAACAGCTCAACAAGAAGGTGTCGGCCTCCTCTGGCGACCCACAGAAGTACTATGGGAAGGAGCTGAAGATCGCCAAGTCGCTGGCcctcatcctcttcctctttgcCCTCAGCTGGCTGCCCCTGCACATCCTTAACTGCATCACCCTCTTCTGCCCTTCCTGCCAGAAGCCCAGCATCCTCATCTACGTTGCCATCTTCCTCACGCATGGCAACTCAGCCATGAACCCCATCGTCTACGCCTTCCGCATCCAGAAGTTCCGGGTCACCTTCCTTAAGATTTGGAATGACCATTTCCGCTGTCGGCCCGCACCCCCTGTTGATGAGGACCCCCCGGAAGAGGGGCCCCACGACTAGACTCCACCTACTGCGTCTGCCTGCCCCCATCAGGGGCATCTCAGCCCAGTCCCACCTCCCCACCGGTCCCACTCCCTGAGCCTTTCTGGCGGGGCTGTGGGGTGTGGATGCCCTGCACCTTGGGTTCTGGAGGAGGTTTGGCGGGGGGGGGCCGTTCATGGGG
Coding sequences within it:
- the ADORA1 gene encoding adenosine receptor A1, producing MPPSISAFQAAYIGIEVLIALVSVPGNVLVIWAVKVNQALRDATFCFIVSLAVADVAVGALVIPLAILINIGPRTYFHTCLMVACPVLILTQSSILALLAIAVDRYLRVKIPLRYKTVVTPRRAAVAIAGCWILSFVVGLTPLFGWNKLGEVERAWAANGSEGEPVIECEFEKVISMEYMVYFNFFVWVLPPLLLMVLIYLEVFYLIRKQLNKKVSASSGDPQKYYGKELKIAKSLALILFLFALSWLPLHILNCITLFCPSCQKPSILIYVAIFLTHGNSAMNPIVYAFRIQKFRVTFLKIWNDHFRCRPAPPVDEDPPEEGPHD